In Candidatus Vicinibacter proximus, the following are encoded in one genomic region:
- a CDS encoding PorT family protein, translating to MKKLFFALIPFLFIENQLDAQFNFGLIGGISSVDIKPSTLNITDKNKLDSFSLAFDNADYGFHFGGFVRISIQSFYIQPELVFNSNRTTFKYKKFKSAQFYDTLFLKERYQYLDIPLMLGLKLGILRFNAGPVAHIFINNKSELTDLNGYESKFQTATFGYQMGIGFDLSKIMFDLRYEGNFTKFGEHINFNGTKYAFDKGPSRLIATLGLKF from the coding sequence ATGAAAAAATTGTTTTTTGCACTTATTCCCTTCTTATTTATTGAAAATCAATTAGATGCGCAATTTAATTTTGGATTAATAGGAGGAATTTCTAGTGTTGATATTAAACCCTCAACTTTAAATATTACAGACAAAAACAAGCTGGATTCTTTTTCTCTTGCTTTTGACAATGCTGACTATGGATTTCATTTTGGCGGCTTCGTCAGGATTTCCATTCAATCTTTTTATATCCAACCTGAATTGGTTTTCAATTCCAACAGAACAACTTTTAAGTACAAAAAATTCAAATCTGCACAATTCTATGATACATTATTTCTTAAAGAGCGTTACCAGTATCTTGATATTCCTTTGATGTTGGGATTAAAATTAGGGATTCTTAGGTTTAATGCAGGGCCTGTAGCGCATATTTTTATAAATAATAAATCAGAGCTTACTGATCTTAATGGTTATGAATCGAAATTTCAAACAGCAACTTTTGGGTATCAGATGGGAATTGGTTTCGATCTAAGTAAAATAATGTTTGATCTTAGGTATGAGGGAAACTTTACAAAATTTGGAGAGCATATTAATTTTAATGGAACTAAATATGCCTTTGACAAAGGCCCTTCAAGACTTATTGCAACACTGGGGCTCAAATTCTAA